Proteins encoded in a region of the Orcinus orca chromosome 8, mOrcOrc1.1, whole genome shotgun sequence genome:
- the LIN7C gene encoding protein lin-7 homolog C: MAALGEPVRLERDICRAIELLEKLQRSGEVPPQKLQALQRVLQSEFCNAVREVYEHVYETVDISSSPEVRANATAKATVAAFAASEGHSHPRVVELPKTEEGLGFNIMGGKEQNSPIYISRIIPGGIADRHGGLKRGDQLLSVNGVSVEGEHHEKAVELLKAAQGKVKLVVRYTPKVLEEMESRFEKMRSAKRRQQT, translated from the exons ATGGCGGCGCTGGGGGAACCTGTGCGACTGGAGAGGG ATATTTGTAGAGCAATTGAATTGTTGGAAAAACTGCAAAGGAGTGGAGAGGTACCGCCACAGAAACTGCAGGCTTTACAAAGAGTCCTTCAAAGTGAATTCTGCAATGCTGTAAGAGAG GTATATGAACATGTTTACGAGACTGTGGACATCAGTAGCAGTCCTGAAGTGAGAGCTAATGCGACTGCAAag GCTACTGTTGCTGCATTTGCTGCCAGTGAAGGACATTCTCATCCTCGAGTTGTTGAGCTCCCCAAAACAGAAGAAGGCCTTGGATTCAATATTATGGGAGGCAAAGAACAAAACTCTCCAATCTATATATCCCGAATAATTCCAGGTGGAATTGCTGATAGACACGGGGGTCTCAAGCGAGGAGATCAACTCCTTTCTGTTAATGGAGTG agCGTTGAAGGAGAACATCATGAAAAAGCTGTAGAACTGCTGAAAGCAGCTCAAGGAAAGGTTAAATTAGTAGTACGGTACACACCCAAGGTCTTGGAAGAAATGGAGTCACGCTTTGAAAAAATGAGATCAGCAAAACGCAGGCAACAGACCTAA